One window of Oncorhynchus masou masou isolate Uvic2021 chromosome 28, UVic_Omas_1.1, whole genome shotgun sequence genomic DNA carries:
- the cfap53 gene encoding cilia- and flagella-associated protein 53 gives MLASQTRNKPQCREFKGPTPHSVAVRARFPSSRPPDYLILERRKQEEARDKVLEFTKYQNTCDLKTRWEKNSDRRIVLGTIERRVKDAIGQYQMTINERRDRLHDMLEAEEKELLREMETKKETVLERQAKMRERAKLLRERRESERLSVVEDKLEQLFREQSEELRTEQTRRRQDEICTERAAQLCTRQVTQRQKEEEEQLFAQLWESDRRAKEEREGQDAQRQRQSNLQQLVYLRIQMEAAEQQREQAKQLKEEEALLLREQREMLHLEEQREHRHKLQGQESRRKLLDHSLRLKMKRQAREQQDELALDMSMLEQLLTEERDEKQGKVTRKLELREEQSRYQQYLADQLEEQKRQEVETEKLIEAELKQTWARRAEQCHKEKQARDRLMKDVMDTRRLQIQEKLDLNKQKQAQLAEERDELNKTIQENKLLDEREKNRLKQGCQEFQTDLLAQMMYQQQLRDERRSQTEQEHQQGLVYQEQYNRKMQEILSRPTSHTRAVHPFRRTSSTNPQGQFSLE, from the exons ATGTTGGCCAGTCAGACTAGAAATAAACCACAATGTCGCGAGTTTAAGGGACCAACACCTCATTCAGTGGCTGTG AGGGCAAGGTTCCCATCATCCAGGCCTCCAGACTACCTCATCCTGGAGagaaggaaacaggaggaggcCCGGGACAAGGTGTTGGAGTTCACCAAGTACCAGAACACCTGTGACCTTAAGACGCGCTGGGAGAAGAACTCTGACCGGCGCATTGTGTTGGGAACCATTGAGAGACGGGTCAAAGATGCCATTGGGCAGTATCAGATGACCATCAATGAGAGGAGGGATAG ACTGCATGATATGTTGGAGGCAGAGGAGAAGGAACTGCTGAGAGAAATGGAGACCAAGAAGGAGACAGTACTGGAGAGACAAGCCAAGATGCGAGAGAGAGCCAAGTTACtgcgagagaggagggagagtgaaagaCTAAGTGTGGTTGAAGACAAGCTTGAACAGCTATTCAG AGAGCAGAGTGAGGAGCTCCGGACTGAACAGACTCGGCGCAGGCAGGACGAAATTTGCACAGAGCGGGCTGCGCAGCTATGTACACGGCAGGTGACGCAGCggcagaaagaggaggaggagcagctcttTGCTCAGCTGTGGGAGAGCGACCGGCGAGCCAAGGAGGAGCGGGAGGGCCAGGATGCGCAGAGGCAACGCCAGAGTAACTTGCAGCAGCTGGTCTACCTGCGCATCCAGATGGAGGCTGCCgagcagcagagagaacaggccaAGCAGCTCAAAGAGGAAGAGGCCCTGCTACTG agggagcagagagagatgttgcatctggaggagcagagagagcaccGTCATAAGCTCCAGGGTCAGGAGAGCCGGCGCAAGCTGCTCGATCACTCTCTGAGGCTGAAGATGAAGCGCCAGGCCAGGGAGCAGCAGGACGAGCTGGCCCTGGACATGAGCATGCTCGAGCAGCTGCTgacggaggagagagatgagaaacaggGCAAGGTCACGAGGAAG CTTGAACTGCGAGAGGAGCAGAGTAGGTACCAGCAGTACCTGGCCGATCAGCTTGAGGAGCAGAAGAGAcaggaggtggagacagagaagcTGATCGAGGCAGAGCTAAAGCAGACCTGGGCCCGGAGGGCAGAGCAGTGTCACAAAGAGAAACAAGCCAGGGATAGGCTGATGAAGGATGTGATGGACACACGCCGCCTGCAGATCCAGGAGAAAT TGGATTTGAACAAGCAGAAACAGGCTCAGCTGGCCGAGGAGAGAGACGAGCTAAACAAAACCATACAGGAGAACAAACtgctggatgagagagagaaaaatcg TCTGAAACAGGGCTGTCAGGAGTTCCAGACAGACCTGCTGGCCCAGATGATGTACCAGCAGCAGTTGCGTGATGAGCGGAGATCTCAGACAGAGCAGGAGCACCAGCAAGGCCTGGTCTACCAGGAGCAGTACAACAGGAAGATGCAGGAGATCCTCTCCAGGCCTACCTCACACACCAGGGCTGTCCACCCCTTCAGGAGAACCTCTTCCACTAACCCACAGGGACAGTTTAGCTTGGAGTAA